A genomic segment from Roseofilum casamattae BLCC-M143 encodes:
- a CDS encoding YkvA family protein encodes MSNPIQSLYAWYRRMIRHPQYRWWIILGTLIYVFSPIDISPDVFPLAGQIDDVAIMVILLSEVSSLIVDRLKAQQPPVSEAEQTASKSGKTVDVDAVSVD; translated from the coding sequence ATGAGCAACCCCATTCAATCTTTGTATGCCTGGTATCGTCGTATGATTCGCCATCCCCAGTATCGCTGGTGGATTATTCTCGGAACCTTGATTTATGTCTTTAGTCCTATCGATATTTCCCCGGATGTCTTTCCTCTTGCCGGTCAAATAGACGATGTTGCCATTATGGTCATCCTTCTCTCCGAAGTCTCCTCGCTGATTGTCGATCGCCTGAAAGCCCAACAACCTCCAGTCTCTGAAGCCGAGCAAACTGCCTCGAAGAGTGGTAAAACTGTTGATGTAGATGCAGTTTCCGTCGATTAG